A window of Solanum stenotomum isolate F172 chromosome 3, ASM1918654v1, whole genome shotgun sequence contains these coding sequences:
- the LOC125857598 gene encoding ATP-dependent 6-phosphofructokinase 4, chloroplastic codes for MELSLSNSSSLRFPQNDFLSLHNCSRPGSFHTFSNKKLASKSISLWGPLIWRQPRLLRLKAQTATEINASGDKHGDDDFIVEDVPHLTDFLPDLPSYTNPLKKSQAYAIVKKTFVSPEDMVAKEIIVQKDSPRGIHFRRAGPREKVFFTPEEVRACIVTCGGLCPGINTVIREIVCGLKNMYGVDDVLGIQGGYSGFYSKNTLNLTTKVVNDIHKRGGTFLQTSRGGHDTKKIVDNIQDRGINQVYIIGGDGTQKGAAAIYKEVEKRGIKVAVAGIPKTIDNDIAVIDKSFGFDTAVEEAQRAINAAHVEAESVQNGVGIVKLMGRYSGFIAMLATLGNRDVDCCLIPESPFYLEGPGGLYEYVEQQLKENRHVLIVLAEGAGQEYVAQSMQAFQEKDASGNRLLLDVGLWLTQHIKDHFTNVRKMTINMKYIDPTYMIRAIPSNASDNIYCTLLAQSAVHGAMAGFTGFTVGPVNSRHAYIPINRVTETTNTVNMTGRMWARLLASTNQPSFVNHQTVRERVDKETIDAINNMKINST; via the exons ATGGAGCTCTCGTTATCCAACTCTTCTTCACTTCGTTTTCCTCAAAATGATTTCCTTTCTCTCCATAATTGCTCAAGACCTGGATCCTTTCATACATTTTCCAACAAAAAATTGGcatcaaaatcaatttctctATGGGGACCGTTGATTTGGCGCCAACCTCGTTTACTTAGACTCAAAGCTCAAACCGCTACCGAAATCAATGCTAGTGGTGATAAACACGGCGATGACGATTTTATTGTAGAGGATGTTCCTCACTTGACCGATTTTCTTCCCGATTTACCG TCATATACTAATCCATTGAAAAAGAGCCAAGCTTATGCTATTGTCAA GAAAACTTTTGTTAGTCCAGAAGATATGGTGGCAAAGGAA ATCATCGTTCAGAAGGACAGCCCCAGGGGAATACATTTTCGGCGTGCAGGACCTCGAGAAAAG GTTTTCTTTACACCGGAAGAAGTCCGTGCTTGTATTGTGACATGTGGTGGTTTATGCCCAGGAATCAATACAGTGATTCGTGAAATTGTATGTGGCTTAAAGAATATGTATGGAGTTGATGATGTACTTGGCATTCAG GGAGGTTACAGTGGGTTTTACTCAAAAAATACCCTGAACTTGACAACAAAAGTCGTTAATGATATTCATAAACGTGGTGGAACATTTCTTCAAACATCTAGAGGAGGTCATGATACTAAAAAGATTGTTGACAACATTCAAGACCGTGGAATAAATCAG GTATACATAATTGGAGGGGATGGAACTCAAAAAGGGGCTGCTGCAATCTACAAG GAAGTTGAAAAACGTGGTATTAAGGTAGCTGTTGCTGGGATTCCCAAGACAATTGATAATGATATCGCG GTGATAGACAAATCTTTTGGCTTTGATACTGCTGTGGAAGAAGCTCAGAGGGCCATTAATGCTGCCCATGTAGAGGCAGAAAGCGTGCAGAATGGAGTTGGTATAGTAAAGCTTATGGGAAGATACAGTG GATTCATTGCAATGCTTGCAACTTTAGGTAACCGTGATGTG GACTGTTGCTTGATCCCAGAGTCCCCATTTTACTTAGAAGGTCCAGGTGGGCTCTATGAATATGTTGAACAGCAGCTCAAAGAAAATAGGCATGTGTTAATTGTATTAGCAGAAGGTGCTGGGCAGGAATATGTTGCTCAAAGTATGCAAGCATTTCAAGAGAAAGATGCATCTGGAAATAGGCTACTCCTAGATGTCGGTCTTTGGTTAACACAACATATTAAG GATCATTTCACAAATGTACGGAAGATgacaataaatatgaaatacatAG ACCCTACATACATGATTCGAGCAATTCCAAGCAATGCATCAGATAACATCTACTGTACACTTCTTGCACAAAGTGCTGTCCATGGAGCGATGGCTGGATTCACAGGCTTCACAGTTGGACCTGTAAACAGCAGACATGCTTATATTCCAATTAAT CGTGTCACTGAGACTACAAACACCGTGAACATGACAGGCAGGATGTGGGCACGACTTCTTGCCTCTACTAATCAACCAAGCTTCGTTAATCATCAGACTGTGAGAGAAAGAGTTGATAAAGAGACTATTGATGCAATTAACAATATGAAGATTAATTCCACATAG